From Vanrija pseudolonga chromosome 1, complete sequence, a single genomic window includes:
- the purU gene encoding Formyltetrahydrofolate deformylase, producing the protein MAKVDHILTLSCPDRPGIVHAVTGVLASLELNILDLQQFSDPVSDKFFMRVHFGFTESDEASQLKQPFEELSTKFSFDYYVIRPAARKTRVLIMVSKIGHCLNDLLFRIKEGKLNVEVPIIVSNHPDFAQLAANYGIEFRHLPVTKDTKDTNTQQILDVVKEFDIELVVLARYMQVLTPRLCSEMSGRIINIHHSFLPSFKGAKPYHQAYERGVKTIGATAHFVTADLDEGPIIEQRVARVDHAMSPKELVEEGSNIESQVLAAAVKWTTEGRVFLNKTKTVVFA; encoded by the coding sequence ATGGCCAAGGTCGACCACATCCTCACCCTCTCGTGCCCCGACAGGCCCGGCATTGTCCACGCCGTCACCGGTGTGCTTGcctcgctcgagctcaacATTCTCGACCTGCAGCAGTTCTCGGACCCAGTCTCGGACAAGTTCTTCATGCGCGTGCACTTTGGCTTcaccgagtcggacgaggcTTCCCAGCTCAAGCAGCCATTTGAAGAACTGTCGACAAAGTTTTCGTTCGACTACTACGTGatccgccccgccgcgcgcaagaCCCGCGTCCTCATCATGGTGTCCAAGATCGGACACTGCCTGAACGACCTGCTGTTCCGcatcaaggagggcaagctcAACGTCGAGGTCCCCATCATCGTCTCCAACCACCCCGATTtcgcccagctcgctgcCAACTACGGCATCGAGTTCCGTCACCTCCCCGTCACCAAGGACACAAAGGACACGAATACGCAGCAGATTCTCGACGTTGTCAAGGAGTTCGACATTGAGCTCGTTGTCCTCGCCCGTTACATGCAGGTTCTCACGCCTCGTCTCTGTTCCGAGATGAGCGGCCGCATCATCAACATTCACCACTCGTTCTTGCCTAGCTTCAAGGGCGCCAAGCCCTATCACCAGGCctacgagcgcggcgtcaagACCATTGGTGCGACCGCCCACTTTGTCACGGCAGACCTTGACGAGGGACCCATCATCGAGCAGCGTGTTGCTCGTGTCGACCACGCAATGAGCCccaaggagctcgtcgaggagggctcCAACATCGAGAGCCAGGTACTGGCAGCTGCTGTCAAGTGGACAACGGAGGGACGAGTGTTCCTCAACAAAACGAAGACGGTTGTCTTCGCTTAG
- the ACTZ gene encoding Actin-2 codes for MTTEFDDVLTNQPVVIDNGSGTIKAGFAGQEQPSCYIPSFVGRPKHNRVMAGAVQDDIFIGKRAQELRGLLKIRYPMEHGVVTDWDDMERIWNWVYTEGLKALSEEHPVLLTEAPLNPRQNRDVAAQIFFETFNVPAFFTSVQAVLSLYSTGRTTGIVLDSGDGVTHAVPVFEGFSMPHAIQRIDLAGRDVTDHLQLLLRKAGHYLHTSAEKEVVRTIKEKTCYLSANPTKEEKDHAGAWEEFRLPDGKVIQLGTERFLAPEILFNPELVGQEYPGVHQVIVDSINRTDMDLRKALFSNIVLSGGSTLCTGFGDRLLSEVKKIALKDVKLKIYAPPERKYSTWIGGSILAGLSTFKKMWVSADEYKEDPDIIHKKAF; via the exons ATGACCACCGAGTTTGACGACGT CCTCACGAACCAGCCGGTCGTCATTGACAAT GGCTCGGGAACGATCAAGGCCGGCTTCGCAGGCCAGGAGCAGCCGTCGTGCTACATCCCGTCGTT TGTCGGCCGACCAAAACATAACCGTGTAATGGCTGGTGCGGTCCAGGACGACATCTTCATCGGAAAGCGCGCACAGGAGCTCCGCGGCCTCCTCAAGATCCGCTACCCCAtggagcacggcgtcgtGACCGACTGGGACGACATGGAGCGGATCTGGAACTGGGTGTACACCGAGGGCCTCAAGGCCTTGTCCGAGGAG cacCCGGTGTTGTTGACCGAGGCGCCGCTGAACCCACGGCAAAACCGCGACGTTGCGGCCCAGATCTTCTTCGAGACGTTCAACGTCCCCGCCTTCTTCACTAGCGTGCAGGCTGTGCTCAGTCTGTACTCTACCGGAAGAACAACGGGTATCGTACTCGACTCGGGCGATGGCGTGACACACGCCGTGCCCGTGTTCGAGGGCTTCTCTATGCCGCACGCGATCCAGCGGATAGACCTGGCCGGACGTGATGTGACGGACCACCTGCAGCTGCTCCTCCGCAAGGCAGGGCACTACCTGCACACAtcggccgagaaggaggtcgTGCGCACGATCAAGGAGAAGACATGCTACCTGTCTGCCAACCccaccaaggaggagaaggaccacgccggcgcgtggGAGGAGTTCCGCCTCCcggacggcaaggtcatCCAGCTCGGCACGGAGCGGTTCCTCGCCCCCGAGATCCTGTTCAACCCGGAGCTCGTGGGGCAGGAGTACCCCGGCGTGCACCAGGTCATTGTCGACTCGATCAACCGGACAGACATGGACCTGCGCAAGGCGCTCTTCAGCAACATTGTGCTATCGGGCGGCTCGACGCTGTGCACTG GCTTCGGCGACAGGCTGCTCAGCGAGGTGAAGAAGAttgcgctcaaggacgtcaaGCTCAAGATCTACGCGCCACCAGAACGAAAGTACTCGACGTGGATTGGCGGCTCTATCCTCGCGGGCCTGAGCACATTCAAGAAGATGTGGGTCTCGGCGGACGAGTACAAGGAGGACCCGGACATCATCCACAAGAAGGCCTTCTAG